GATTCGCTTTCCAAAAACACATACCTTGTTTTGTTTGATTGACATTCTTGCTTTATAGCGAATCCTCCGACGGTTCGATGTGGATGTTGATAACCATCTCTTCGCCGAAGGTCTCGTGCAGCCTCTCCTCAATCCTCACCGTGATATCGTGTGCGAGGAGGATAGGCATCTGAGGGTCTACGACGACATGGAAATCGGCGATGCTGTAGGGCCCGCACTGACGCGACTTGATGTCGTGCACATCTCTCACACCCTCCACGGAGAGGGCAATGTCGGCAATCTGCTGCTCCGTCTCATCGGGTAGGGCAGCCTCTGTCAGTTCGCTCAGGGCAGGAATCATCATACGCACGGCCACCACGGCGATGATCACGCTGATGACGATGCCCACCAAGGGGTCGAGCACGGTCCATTCGCCACCTAAGAAGATGGCGCCGCCGATGCCCAGGAGTGAGCCCACGGAGGAGAAGGCGTCGGTGCGATGATGCCAGGCATTGGCCACCACCACCTGACTCTTCAGTCGGCGTCCCACGCGAACGGTCCATTGGTAAAGCAGTTCCTTGAAGGCGATGGAGACCACGGCAGCCCAGAGGGCGATATCGTCGGGGGCCGGCAGCACCTCGCCGCTCATCACGGCATGCACCTTCTCCCAAGCCCCATGCGCCATCTTCACGCCCACCACGAGGAGCAGCAGGCTGACAGCCACCGTCGCCAGCGTCTCAAACTTACCGTGTCCGTAGTCGTGGTTGTGGTCTCTTCCGTGGGCAGAGATGCGGGCAAAGATCACCACGATGACATCGCTCACGAGGTCGGAGGCAGAGTGGACGGCATCGGCCACCATAGCGGCACTGCCACCCAACACACCCGCCAGAAACTTCACGACGGTGAGTATCGCGTTGCCCAAAGCACCCCAAAGTGTGATGCGCTGTATTTCAGAGGTTCTGCTATCCATAACGAGGGAGTGTAACGAACTCCAAAATTACTAAAAATCTCCTTAGGACGTATCATAATAAAAAAGAATTACAGCCTACAAAAACGCCCCGACGTTCGGCGAGGCCCAAAAAGTCGACAACTTTTCCTTCCCGACGGTCGGCGAGGCCCAAAAGTCGACAACTTTTCCTTCCCGACGGTCGGCGAGGCCCAAAAGTCGACAACT
Above is a genomic segment from Fibrobacter sp. containing:
- a CDS encoding cation diffusion facilitator family transporter, translated to MDSRTSEIQRITLWGALGNAILTVVKFLAGVLGGSAAMVADAVHSASDLVSDVIVVIFARISAHGRDHNHDYGHGKFETLATVAVSLLLLVVGVKMAHGAWEKVHAVMSGEVLPAPDDIALWAAVVSIAFKELLYQWTVRVGRRLKSQVVVANAWHHRTDAFSSVGSLLGIGGAIFLGGEWTVLDPLVGIVISVIIAVVAVRMMIPALSELTEAALPDETEQQIADIALSVEGVRDVHDIKSRQCGPYSIADFHVVVDPQMPILLAHDITVRIEERLHETFGEEMVINIHIEPSEDSL